The following proteins are encoded in a genomic region of Anas acuta chromosome 28, bAnaAcu1.1, whole genome shotgun sequence:
- the RNF115 gene encoding E3 ubiquitin-protein ligase RNF115 yields MFFPDFRPFLSSGSLDQENRDNERGHQAHADLWGPSRPPRLPMTRRYRSRGSSRPDRSPAIEGIIQQIFAGFFANSALPGSQHPFSWSGMLHSNPGDYAWGQSGLDAIVTQLLGQLENTGPPPADKEKISSLPTVTVTQEQVDTGLECPVCKEDYTVAEQVRQLPCNHFFHSNCIVPWLELHDTCPVCRKSLNGEDSTRQAQNPEASASNSFSSESQLHDRWTF; encoded by the exons GTTCTTCCCCGATTTCCGACCTTTCCTGAGCAGCGGCTCCCTGGACCAAGAGAACCGGGACAACGAGAGGGGCCACCAAGCCCACGCCGACCTCTGGGGGCCCAGCCGCCCCCCCCGGTTGCCCATGACGCGGAGGTACCGCTCCCGGGGCAGCTCGCGCCCCGACAGGTCTCCGGCCATCGAGGG GATAATCCAGCAGATCTTCGCGGGGTTTTTCGCCAACTCGGCGCTCCCCGGCTCGCAGCACCCCTTCTCCTG GAGCGGGATGCTGCACTCCAACCCCGGGGACTACGCGTGGGGACAGAGCGGCCTCGACGCCATCGTCACCCAG CTCTTGGGCCAGTTGGAAAACacggggccccccccggccgaCAAAGAGAAgatctcctccctccccacagtGACAGTAACTCAGGAACAAGTGG ATACGGGCTTGGAGTGTCCCGTGTGTAAGGAGGACTACACGGTGGCCGAGCAGGTGCGGCAGTTACCCTGCAACCACTTCTTCCACAGCAACTGCATCGTGCCCTGGTTAGAGCTG CACGACACGTGTCCGGTGTGCAGGAAGAGCTTAAACGGCGAGGACTCGACCCGGCAAGCACAGAACCCCGAGGCCTCAGCGAGCAACAGCTTCAGCAGTGAAAGCCAACTACACGACCGATGGACTTTCTGA